The nucleotide sequence TTAGCGCAGGCGGCGAGCAACGCGGCTACCGCGACAAGCGGAAACAGGCAGGGGGGTGACTTTCCTCATGAGACCTTCCTTTCTTATAGCCAAGGGGCTTAACTTTGGGGTTTTGGCGTTGCGTGTATGGGGACTACGTCTCACAGCCGATTCTCCTTTCTCCCTCAGGGTAGAAGAGGCTTGGTTATATGCCGGTTAGTTTTTGAGGACGTTTTGCCGGTCATGGGATGGCTCATGGTGCCTGAACGATCGACGGCAAGTCCGAGGGGAGTAACAATCGGCGCGGCCTAGTCGCTCGCCTTCATGGCTCCTCCTCCCTCCTTGGCGAAATCGTCGCCGCAGCGCACGCAGAAGCGGCTGTAGGGCGAGGTGATGGGCGCGCTGCACGCCGGGCAGGCCGCAAGTAGCCGGGTGCCGTCGTTGGGGCAGTAGACCTCTCCCGCCGCTTCGGGAACGGCCCTGAAGCAACGGGGGCAAAGGCGATAGTGGGCGAAACCTGTTTCCACGGCTTGGGCCTCCTCTTGGCTGCTAACGAGCCAAGGGTAGCAGAAGCCCAGTTATATGGCGGTTATGAAAACAGGCGTTATGCTGCTGCTTGCGCCAGAAAGTCAGCCCAACGTTCCGGCAGCCGCTCACCCACCTCGGCTAGCTGTTGGCAACCCTGGTGGTAGAGCCATGTAAGCGCCCGCTGGTCACCGCTTGCTTGCAGCGCCTTTAGCGCCAGGCGCAAGGCCTCTATGTCATAGGGATCGGTGCCTAAGAGGAGCCGGCCGAGCCGGGCGGCCTCGAGCGGGTCAGCCCCTAAAAGGGCTGCCGCCTTTATCCTCAAGGCGTGGGTGAGGGCGCTCGCCACGGTCTCGTCACCCGGGCCGGCGTCTTCGCGGTAGACTCCGCGCCACAGCCGGGTGTCGCCGTTTTTTAAAAAATCCTCGGCGTCTGAACCCATGCTGCCCAGGGCGTAGCCGCCGGCGGTGCGGAGGATAACCCCCGCGCCCAGACTCTTGCGAAGTTGAAAGACGAGCTGCTTGAGCGAGCCGGCGGCGGCGTCCTCGGGCTCGTCAGGGTAGAGGCTGTCAAAGAGCTCGAGCTGAGTGACCTCGGCGCGGCCGGCAATCCTGGCCTCGAGCAGGCAGGCGAGGAGTTCTTTGCGTTTTTGGCCACGAACACTTTGGGGGACGCCGTTGTGAACGATTCGCATGGGGCCTAAGAGCTCGAGCCGGGGCAGGGCATCCGGCCGCGGCGCCGGGGCGACCGCCTCTCCTTGAGCCAGCTCGGGAAAGTAGCGGCGGGCAATGTTCACGCCGTTCATCAGGCCGCGTTCTTCGAACCACACCAGCCGCCTGGCAGCGCTTTCGACGTCGCCGCAGAGGCGATCACGCTCGAGTGCTGCCCGTTCGGCCCGCTCCGTGAAACCCGCTCGCTTAAAGAGTAGCGTTGCCCGCTCGAGGCTGCTCCTAGCGTCGGCGTCGCGGCCCAGGCGCTCTTGCGCCAGCCCTTGAGCGTAGAGGTTGGCGGCGTGAATGTTGTGGTGCTGGAGCGCCTCGGCCGTTTCGATGCCGGGCGCCGTCAATGCCAGCGCGCGCGCCGGGTCGCCCAGCCAGGACTCCACCAGAGCGGCGGTCCAGTGCACACCGGCCATCATGATGGGCCAGAGCCAGGCGCCACTTATCTGCAGGACCGCTCTAGCGTGAAGCAGGGCCAGGGGCGCCGCGTGAGGCGGGCGCCACTCGTAGTAGAGCAGGGTTAAGAAGGCTTCGACCAACAAGTGACTGTCCGAGACCTCGAGGCGGGAGAGCCGTTCGCGCGCCTGCAACAAGACCTCCTCCGCTTCCTCGTAGCGGCCATGCTGGATAAGCGCGTAGCCGAGGTCGGCTTGTGTACCGGCCAGCCTCCGCGGGGCTCCCACCCCGGCAAACAGCCCGAGCGCCTCGTTCAGGTGGGAAAGCTGCAACGCATGGTCACCCAGCGTCTCGAGGAGTTGCGCACGCTTTTCGAGGGCCGAGGCGAGAGAATACGATTGACGGCTGGCGCGGTAGAGGGCGACGCGCTCGTCTGAGAAGCGCAGGGCGGCTTCGTGCTCGCCACGCTCGAGGGCGATGGCTTCAAAAACACCCAAAAAGCGGGCGCGTTCGTGATCCTCGAGCGGCGTGGCGA is from Deinococcota bacterium and encodes:
- a CDS encoding zinc ribbon domain-containing protein codes for the protein METGFAHYRLCPRCFRAVPEAAGEVYCPNDGTRLLAACPACSAPITSPYSRFCVRCGDDFAKEGGGAMKASD